A single Salmo trutta chromosome 14, fSalTru1.1, whole genome shotgun sequence DNA region contains:
- the LOC115207578 gene encoding transcription factor E3 isoform X1 — MLSRVLLRQQLMREQAQELERREAQEQASVAQLRATDSTPAIAVTLPSIAARPLSAQVPMEVLKVQTHLENPTKFHIQQSQRQQVKQYLSATLCNKVATQTLGVSPLALSSSAPEMDPIARSAPNSSMALHNLGSNKEEIDGVIDDIISLESSFSDDFMTLIELGLQLPSTLPGNLLEVNHSPGMAAPTLTVSISCPADLTNIKREYSDADNKALVKERQKKDNHNLIERKRRFNINDRITELGSIIPKSRDSEICWNKGTILKASVDYIRKLQKEQQRAKEVEMRQKKLEHANHCLMLRIQELEVQAQLHGLSSPMSYGLSSDPSLLQQQHLQQGGHILGPRTGVACSQTFLSLGDAAMAQPIPTSFLSPPSTDSPVGVTIGSPLDLGSLSFAELDDPSNAGLFPDVGLGDILMDEGCTLSPERVDPLFFVSPGASKTSSRRSSFSMEEDL; from the exons ATGTTGTCTCGCGTGCTGCTTCGGCAGCAGCTGATGCGGGAACAAGCCCAGGAGCTAGAGAGACGGGAGGCCCAGGAGCAGGCCTCTGTGGCTCAGCTCAGGGCAACTGACTCCACCCCTGCTATCGCTGTCACTCTGCCCTCAATAGCTGCTCGCCCTCTGTCCGCACAGGTGCCCATGGAGGTTTTGAAG GTGCAGACCCACCTGGAGAACCCCACCAAGTTTCACATCCAGCAGTCTCAGAGGCAGCAGGTGAAGCAGTATCTCTCTGCCACCCTCTGCAATAAGGTGGCAACTCAGACCCTGGGTGTGTCTCCCCTAGCCCTGTCTAGCTCTGCCCCTGAGATGGATCCCATAGCCCGCAGTGCTCCCAACAGCTCCATGGCTTTACACAACCTGGGATCCAACAAAGAGGAG ATAGATGGTGTAATTGATGACATCATCAGCCTTGAATCAAGTTTCAGTGACGATTTCATGACATTAATTGAATTGGGGCTACAGCTGCCTAGTACG CTCCCCGGGAACCTCCTGGAAGTTAACCATAGTCCTGGAATGGCAGCACCTACCCTCACTGTCAGCATCTCCTGCCCTGCAGATCTAACCAATATTAAAAGGGAATACTCTG ATGCAGATAACAAAGCGCtggtgaaagagagacagaagaaagACAACCATAACCTCA TTGAGAGGAAGCGGAGGTTTAACATCAATGACCGCATAACAGAGCTGGGGTCCATAATACCCAAGTCAAGGGACTC GGAGATTTGCTGGAATAAGGGCACCATTCTGAAGGCCTCAGTGGACTACATCAGGAAGCTGCAGAAGGAGCAGCAGAGAGCTAAGGAGGTAGAGATGCGTCAGAAGAAGCTGGAACATGCTAACCACTGCTTGATGCTGCGCATCCAG GAGTTGGAAGTGCAGGCTCAGCTTCATGGACTCTCTAGCCCGATGTCCTATGGTCTGAGTTCagacccctccctcctccagcaGCAGCACCTTCAGCAGGGAGGTCATATACTAGGGCCCAGAACTGGAGTGGCCTGCTCCCAAACCTTTCTCAGCTTGGGTGATGCAGCCATGGCACAGCCCATCCctacctccttcctctctccaccctccactgACTCCCCTGTGGGTGTGACCATAGGCAGCCCTCTGGACCTGGGCAGTCTGAGCTTCGCCGAGCTGGATGACCCCTCCAATGCTGGGCTGTTCCCAGACGTGGGGTTGGGGGATATCCTCATGGATGAGGGGTGCACACTGTCCCCTGAGAGGGTGGACCCACTGTTTTTCGTGTCACCAGGTGCCTCGAAGACCAGCAGTCGTAGGAGCAGCTTCAGCATGGAGGAGGACTTGTAA
- the LOC115207578 gene encoding transcription factor E3 isoform X3, with translation MLSRVLLRQQLMREQAQELERREAQEQASVAQLRATDSTPAIAVTLPSIAARPLSAQVPMEVLKVQTHLENPTKFHIQQSQRQQVKQYLSATLCNKVATQTLGVSPLALSSSAPEMDPIARSAPNSSMALHNLGSNKEELPGNLLEVNHSPGMAAPTLTVSISCPADLTNIKREYSDADNKALVKERQKKDNHNLIERKRRFNINDRITELGSIIPKSRDSEICWNKGTILKASVDYIRKLQKEQQRAKEVEMRQKKLEHANHCLMLRIQELEVQAQLHGLSSPMSYGLSSDPSLLQQQHLQQGGHILGPRTGVACSQTFLSLGDAAMAQPIPTSFLSPPSTDSPVGVTIGSPLDLGSLSFAELDDPSNAGLFPDVGLGDILMDEGCTLSPERVDPLFFVSPGASKTSSRRSSFSMEEDL, from the exons ATGTTGTCTCGCGTGCTGCTTCGGCAGCAGCTGATGCGGGAACAAGCCCAGGAGCTAGAGAGACGGGAGGCCCAGGAGCAGGCCTCTGTGGCTCAGCTCAGGGCAACTGACTCCACCCCTGCTATCGCTGTCACTCTGCCCTCAATAGCTGCTCGCCCTCTGTCCGCACAGGTGCCCATGGAGGTTTTGAAG GTGCAGACCCACCTGGAGAACCCCACCAAGTTTCACATCCAGCAGTCTCAGAGGCAGCAGGTGAAGCAGTATCTCTCTGCCACCCTCTGCAATAAGGTGGCAACTCAGACCCTGGGTGTGTCTCCCCTAGCCCTGTCTAGCTCTGCCCCTGAGATGGATCCCATAGCCCGCAGTGCTCCCAACAGCTCCATGGCTTTACACAACCTGGGATCCAACAAAGAGGAG CTCCCCGGGAACCTCCTGGAAGTTAACCATAGTCCTGGAATGGCAGCACCTACCCTCACTGTCAGCATCTCCTGCCCTGCAGATCTAACCAATATTAAAAGGGAATACTCTG ATGCAGATAACAAAGCGCtggtgaaagagagacagaagaaagACAACCATAACCTCA TTGAGAGGAAGCGGAGGTTTAACATCAATGACCGCATAACAGAGCTGGGGTCCATAATACCCAAGTCAAGGGACTC GGAGATTTGCTGGAATAAGGGCACCATTCTGAAGGCCTCAGTGGACTACATCAGGAAGCTGCAGAAGGAGCAGCAGAGAGCTAAGGAGGTAGAGATGCGTCAGAAGAAGCTGGAACATGCTAACCACTGCTTGATGCTGCGCATCCAG GAGTTGGAAGTGCAGGCTCAGCTTCATGGACTCTCTAGCCCGATGTCCTATGGTCTGAGTTCagacccctccctcctccagcaGCAGCACCTTCAGCAGGGAGGTCATATACTAGGGCCCAGAACTGGAGTGGCCTGCTCCCAAACCTTTCTCAGCTTGGGTGATGCAGCCATGGCACAGCCCATCCctacctccttcctctctccaccctccactgACTCCCCTGTGGGTGTGACCATAGGCAGCCCTCTGGACCTGGGCAGTCTGAGCTTCGCCGAGCTGGATGACCCCTCCAATGCTGGGCTGTTCCCAGACGTGGGGTTGGGGGATATCCTCATGGATGAGGGGTGCACACTGTCCCCTGAGAGGGTGGACCCACTGTTTTTCGTGTCACCAGGTGCCTCGAAGACCAGCAGTCGTAGGAGCAGCTTCAGCATGGAGGAGGACTTGTAA
- the LOC115207578 gene encoding transcription factor E3 isoform X2: protein MLSRVLLRQQLMREQAQELERREAQEQASVAQLRATDSTPAIAVTLPSIAARPLSAQVPMEVLKVQTHLENPTKFHIQQSQRQQVKQYLSATLCNKVATQTLGVSPLALSSSAPEMDPIARSAPNSSMALHNLGSNKEEIDGVIDDIISLESSFSDDFMTLIELGLQLPSTLPGNLLEVNHSPGMAAPTLTVSISCPADLTNIKREYSDNKALVKERQKKDNHNLIERKRRFNINDRITELGSIIPKSRDSEICWNKGTILKASVDYIRKLQKEQQRAKEVEMRQKKLEHANHCLMLRIQELEVQAQLHGLSSPMSYGLSSDPSLLQQQHLQQGGHILGPRTGVACSQTFLSLGDAAMAQPIPTSFLSPPSTDSPVGVTIGSPLDLGSLSFAELDDPSNAGLFPDVGLGDILMDEGCTLSPERVDPLFFVSPGASKTSSRRSSFSMEEDL from the exons ATGTTGTCTCGCGTGCTGCTTCGGCAGCAGCTGATGCGGGAACAAGCCCAGGAGCTAGAGAGACGGGAGGCCCAGGAGCAGGCCTCTGTGGCTCAGCTCAGGGCAACTGACTCCACCCCTGCTATCGCTGTCACTCTGCCCTCAATAGCTGCTCGCCCTCTGTCCGCACAGGTGCCCATGGAGGTTTTGAAG GTGCAGACCCACCTGGAGAACCCCACCAAGTTTCACATCCAGCAGTCTCAGAGGCAGCAGGTGAAGCAGTATCTCTCTGCCACCCTCTGCAATAAGGTGGCAACTCAGACCCTGGGTGTGTCTCCCCTAGCCCTGTCTAGCTCTGCCCCTGAGATGGATCCCATAGCCCGCAGTGCTCCCAACAGCTCCATGGCTTTACACAACCTGGGATCCAACAAAGAGGAG ATAGATGGTGTAATTGATGACATCATCAGCCTTGAATCAAGTTTCAGTGACGATTTCATGACATTAATTGAATTGGGGCTACAGCTGCCTAGTACG CTCCCCGGGAACCTCCTGGAAGTTAACCATAGTCCTGGAATGGCAGCACCTACCCTCACTGTCAGCATCTCCTGCCCTGCAGATCTAACCAATATTAAAAGGGAATACTCTG ATAACAAAGCGCtggtgaaagagagacagaagaaagACAACCATAACCTCA TTGAGAGGAAGCGGAGGTTTAACATCAATGACCGCATAACAGAGCTGGGGTCCATAATACCCAAGTCAAGGGACTC GGAGATTTGCTGGAATAAGGGCACCATTCTGAAGGCCTCAGTGGACTACATCAGGAAGCTGCAGAAGGAGCAGCAGAGAGCTAAGGAGGTAGAGATGCGTCAGAAGAAGCTGGAACATGCTAACCACTGCTTGATGCTGCGCATCCAG GAGTTGGAAGTGCAGGCTCAGCTTCATGGACTCTCTAGCCCGATGTCCTATGGTCTGAGTTCagacccctccctcctccagcaGCAGCACCTTCAGCAGGGAGGTCATATACTAGGGCCCAGAACTGGAGTGGCCTGCTCCCAAACCTTTCTCAGCTTGGGTGATGCAGCCATGGCACAGCCCATCCctacctccttcctctctccaccctccactgACTCCCCTGTGGGTGTGACCATAGGCAGCCCTCTGGACCTGGGCAGTCTGAGCTTCGCCGAGCTGGATGACCCCTCCAATGCTGGGCTGTTCCCAGACGTGGGGTTGGGGGATATCCTCATGGATGAGGGGTGCACACTGTCCCCTGAGAGGGTGGACCCACTGTTTTTCGTGTCACCAGGTGCCTCGAAGACCAGCAGTCGTAGGAGCAGCTTCAGCATGGAGGAGGACTTGTAA